Proteins from a single region of Mucilaginibacter daejeonensis:
- a CDS encoding MutS-related protein, whose protein sequence is MNTDLIADYQQRVAAATQKAAEQEKLINQYALLRLLVFTLFLIGIYFSVDAGSVALFLTITAVLAVAFNWLVRRQNVFERDKIYYESYRAVNQNELDNDAHRTNIYDNGARFTDDKHYYTADLDIYGKGSLFELINRAATPAGNRTLSLWLSAPDKKETILIAQEAVKELAGKNNWRLDMQARLLFVLGQDEQQIPRLLSYLKMPVAFDDEKWLRIYSRIVPFLSVGLLIAAVFFTEARYAAAVLLAINGRLVLSRNQIVEKADLIAGRIGKGLNSYAEVFKEIENETFTSVYGKQLAGMIHRDKGKPISYQVRALARLINNLNQRLNMFVSMVLNGLFIWNIRQVMAIEDWKRDNHHDIEQAFSAIAGFEAVISLAALQINNPDWAIPKIADGPNYTLTAKDIAHPLIRKSTRVANSYELNDTRKIDIITGSNMAGKSTFLRTLGINTVLALAGAPVCAQSMTVSVVQLFSYMRIKDSLNESTSTFKAELDRLQMLLKAVEQQPNIFFLIDEMLRGTNSVDKYLGSKAVIEKLIGQQGVGLVATHDLQLAKLEDEHPKYVRNFYFDIQVINGEMLFDYKLKPGECKTFNASLLLERIGIFASPPAP, encoded by the coding sequence ATGAACACCGACCTTATAGCCGACTATCAACAACGCGTTGCCGCTGCCACCCAAAAAGCTGCCGAGCAAGAAAAGCTGATCAACCAATATGCGCTGTTACGTTTACTGGTGTTCACGCTGTTCCTGATCGGTATCTATTTTTCGGTCGATGCCGGGAGTGTAGCGCTGTTCCTGACGATCACAGCAGTGCTGGCCGTGGCCTTTAATTGGCTGGTACGCCGACAAAACGTATTTGAACGCGATAAGATCTATTACGAAAGTTACCGCGCCGTTAACCAGAACGAACTGGATAACGATGCCCACCGCACCAATATTTACGACAATGGCGCCCGCTTTACCGATGACAAACATTATTATACAGCCGACCTCGACATCTATGGCAAAGGCTCATTATTCGAGCTGATCAACCGTGCGGCAACCCCGGCGGGTAACCGTACCCTGTCGCTCTGGTTAAGTGCGCCCGATAAAAAGGAGACCATCCTGATCGCACAGGAAGCCGTAAAAGAACTGGCCGGCAAAAATAACTGGCGCCTGGATATGCAGGCCCGTCTGCTGTTCGTGCTCGGGCAGGATGAGCAACAGATCCCTCGCCTGCTTTCCTATCTAAAAATGCCGGTAGCTTTTGATGATGAAAAATGGCTGCGGATCTATAGCCGGATAGTTCCGTTCCTGAGCGTAGGCCTGCTGATCGCGGCCGTGTTCTTTACAGAGGCACGTTATGCGGCTGCCGTGTTGCTGGCCATTAATGGCAGGCTGGTACTATCAAGGAACCAGATCGTGGAAAAGGCCGACCTGATAGCCGGACGCATTGGCAAAGGATTGAACAGCTACGCAGAGGTTTTTAAGGAGATAGAGAACGAGACCTTTACCTCCGTATACGGGAAACAACTGGCCGGCATGATCCACCGCGACAAAGGCAAACCCATATCGTACCAGGTGCGGGCGCTGGCGCGGCTGATCAATAACTTAAATCAGCGGCTCAATATGTTCGTGAGTATGGTGCTCAACGGGCTGTTTATCTGGAATATCAGGCAGGTGATGGCCATTGAGGATTGGAAGCGCGATAATCATCATGACATTGAGCAGGCTTTCAGCGCCATCGCTGGCTTTGAGGCAGTGATCAGCCTGGCCGCCCTGCAGATCAATAACCCTGACTGGGCCATCCCCAAGATAGCCGACGGACCAAATTATACCCTTACCGCTAAGGATATAGCGCATCCGCTAATCCGGAAAAGCACAAGGGTCGCTAACAGTTATGAACTGAATGATACGCGCAAGATCGACATCATTACAGGCTCTAACATGGCGGGCAAAAGCACCTTCTTGCGTACGCTGGGCATCAATACGGTACTGGCCCTGGCCGGCGCGCCGGTATGCGCGCAAAGCATGACGGTATCAGTAGTGCAGCTATTCAGCTATATGCGCATCAAAGACTCGCTTAACGAGAGCACATCCACCTTTAAGGCCGAGCTGGACCGTTTGCAGATGCTATTGAAAGCGGTAGAACAACAGCCTAACATCTTTTTCCTGATCGATGAGATGCTTCGGGGCACCAACTCGGTAGATAAATACCTCGGCTCAAAGGCCGTGATCGAAAAGCTCATCGGCCAGCAGGGCGTTGGCTTGGTGGCCACTCATGACCTGCAACTGGCCAAATTGGAGGACGAGCATCCCAAATATGTACGCAACTTTTACTTCGACATCCAGGTGATCAATGGCGAAATGCTGTTCGACTATAAACTCAAACCCGGAGAATGCAAGACCTTCAATGCATCGTTACTGCTGGAGAGGATAGGGATCTTTGCAAGCCCCCCCGCCCCCTGA
- a CDS encoding outer membrane beta-barrel family protein produces MKRFFTLIALISSFMCAQAQVPSAGGGITGRISGTVIDSITKKPLDYATVSISRSGGKAILNGTLTDEKGNFKLNNVAPGKYKISVTFIGYPTKVIDPVETTLSKPDNNMGSVIVAPSAKTLSAVTVQGQVPVIENKIDKIVYNAEKDITVSGGNATDVLRKVPLVSVDLDGKPALRGDQNVRVLINGKPSGALSTSLADVLRTIPADQIKSIEVITAPSAKYDAEGSGGIINIITKSKDVSGLSGSVSGGIGTRQNNGNANLNYKQNRLSITGNLGGNFAWPQTSLVDLNRRAVIGSNTTIINQSSSSDTKRGGLIGSINAGYDFNNYNSINTTFRLNGGYFKIDGGSDNFNNTLNDAYYNSNVLNKANFSGFDWNADYTHKFKKEGEELTIAGQWSHSKITSDFANSFFNLNNTADLAKFPNQLGSNNGINDEYTAQADYVLPINKSIKWEAGGKGIFRRINSDYSVANQAGVVSGPNNNPFVPNSVLSNQYDYTQNVYAGYSQFTFSLPKNFSLLAGARVEGTDITGTPSNTAQPGLQSFPQNYTNFVPNVTLSKTVKGTQTYKLSYSKRIQRPSLQYLNPFINKANPDNQTEGRPDLNPEISQTVELGYNTFIGSSVINVSTYYKYTNNLIEGIARTVFDTELNRNVTRTTFQNIGKNNSFGASFFGSVTPWKPLTIRGSINTYTYKPTINASQASVGSSTGTYFNYNAFLSASATITKTWTAEFFGVFNSPRRTIQGQNPAFNLFGFGVKKELIAKKFTLGLNALSPFQNYLKLDTKISSNGFEQQQTIRYPLRSFGISFTYNFGKLNYGQQKKKGVKNDDLMQGGDQGGMGGGAGQGGGPR; encoded by the coding sequence ATGAAACGTTTTTTTACTCTGATCGCATTAATAAGCTCTTTCATGTGTGCCCAGGCACAGGTGCCAAGTGCGGGTGGTGGCATCACCGGCCGTATATCAGGTACCGTTATCGATTCTATCACTAAAAAGCCTTTGGATTATGCTACCGTAAGCATATCGCGCAGCGGTGGCAAGGCCATTTTGAACGGTACCCTTACCGATGAAAAAGGTAACTTCAAATTAAATAACGTAGCTCCCGGCAAATACAAGATCTCTGTAACATTCATCGGTTACCCTACCAAGGTGATAGATCCGGTAGAGACCACCCTGAGCAAACCTGATAACAACATGGGTTCGGTGATCGTGGCACCAAGTGCCAAGACCCTGAGCGCCGTGACCGTACAAGGCCAGGTCCCGGTTATCGAGAACAAGATCGACAAGATCGTTTACAATGCCGAAAAAGACATCACCGTATCAGGTGGTAACGCTACCGATGTATTGCGTAAAGTGCCATTAGTATCAGTGGATCTTGATGGTAAACCTGCCCTGCGTGGCGATCAGAACGTACGCGTACTGATCAACGGTAAACCTTCAGGTGCATTATCGACCAGCTTGGCCGATGTGTTGCGCACCATCCCTGCAGATCAGATCAAAAGCATCGAGGTGATCACTGCTCCATCAGCTAAATATGATGCTGAGGGTTCGGGCGGTATCATCAACATCATCACTAAAAGTAAAGATGTATCGGGCTTAAGCGGATCGGTTAGCGGTGGTATAGGTACCCGCCAAAACAACGGTAACGCTAACCTGAACTACAAACAAAATCGTTTAAGCATCACCGGTAACCTGGGTGGTAACTTTGCATGGCCACAAACCTCGCTGGTTGACCTGAACCGTAGGGCGGTGATCGGTTCTAACACCACCATCATCAACCAAAGCTCGTCAAGCGATACCAAGCGTGGCGGTTTGATCGGTTCGATCAACGCTGGTTATGATTTCAATAACTATAACAGCATCAACACCACTTTCCGTTTGAATGGTGGTTACTTCAAGATTGATGGTGGGTCAGACAACTTCAACAACACGTTGAACGATGCTTATTACAATAGCAATGTACTTAACAAGGCTAACTTCAGTGGCTTTGACTGGAACGCTGATTATACGCACAAATTCAAGAAAGAAGGCGAGGAACTGACCATTGCCGGCCAATGGAGCCACAGTAAGATCACTTCTGATTTCGCTAACAGCTTCTTTAACCTGAACAACACTGCCGACCTTGCCAAATTCCCTAACCAACTAGGTAGCAACAACGGTATCAATGATGAGTACACCGCCCAGGCCGACTATGTGTTGCCGATCAACAAATCGATCAAATGGGAAGCTGGTGGTAAAGGTATCTTCCGCCGCATCAACAGTGATTACTCGGTAGCCAACCAGGCAGGTGTGGTAAGCGGACCGAACAACAACCCGTTCGTGCCTAACAGCGTATTGTCTAACCAGTACGATTACACACAGAACGTTTATGCTGGTTACTCACAGTTCACGTTCAGTTTGCCTAAGAACTTCTCGTTATTGGCTGGTGCACGTGTTGAAGGTACCGACATTACCGGTACACCAAGCAACACCGCACAACCAGGCTTGCAGTCGTTCCCGCAGAACTACACCAACTTTGTACCTAACGTGACCTTATCAAAGACCGTTAAAGGAACACAGACCTACAAATTGAGCTACAGCAAACGTATACAACGCCCGAGCTTACAATACCTGAACCCGTTCATCAACAAGGCTAACCCTGATAACCAGACCGAAGGCCGCCCTGATCTGAACCCTGAGATATCGCAGACCGTTGAGTTGGGTTACAACACCTTCATCGGTTCATCGGTGATCAACGTTTCTACTTATTACAAGTACACCAACAACCTGATCGAAGGTATCGCACGTACCGTATTCGATACCGAATTGAACCGTAATGTGACCCGTACCACGTTCCAGAACATCGGTAAGAACAACTCGTTCGGTGCCAGCTTCTTTGGTTCGGTAACTCCATGGAAACCGTTGACCATTCGTGGTAGCATCAACACCTATACCTACAAGCCAACTATCAATGCCTCACAGGCTAGTGTAGGTAGCTCGACCGGTACCTATTTTAACTACAACGCGTTCCTGAGTGCTTCGGCAACCATCACCAAGACCTGGACCGCAGAGTTCTTCGGTGTGTTCAACTCACCTCGTCGTACCATACAAGGTCAGAACCCAGCTTTCAACCTGTTCGGTTTCGGTGTGAAAAAAGAACTGATCGCCAAGAAATTCACTTTAGGACTGAACGCTTTATCTCCGTTCCAAAACTACCTGAAGCTGGATACCAAGATCAGCAGCAACGGGTTCGAGCAACAGCAAACCATCCGTTACCCACTGCGCTCGTTCGGTATATCGTTCACCTACAACTTTGGCAAGCTGAACTACGGCCAGCAAAAGAAAAAAGGTGTTAAAAATGATGACCTGATGCAAGGTGGCGACCAAGGTGGCATGGGCGGTGGTGCGGGCCAAGGCGGTGGTCCGAGGTAA
- a CDS encoding leucine--tRNA ligase: MDYQFKDIEKKWQQFWANNQTFKASNHSDKPKYYVLDMFPYPSGAGLHVGHPLGYIASDIFSRYKRLKGFNVLHPMGYDSFGLPAEQYAIQTGQHPAVTTEDNIATYRRQLDQLGFSFDWSREVRTSSPDYYKWTQWIFMQLFNSWYNKAIEKAVSIDELVAHFAAKGSAGINAVTDEDILTFTADEWNAMSHDDQQTELLKYRLTYLRESTVNWCPALGTVLANDEVKDGFSERGGYPVVQKKMMQWSMRITAYAERLLQGLDHIDWPDPLKEMQRNWIGKSVGASVRFPLAVAGKEGSGNSQPATDNFIEVFTTRVDTIYGVTFVVLAPEHELVAQLTTPEQKEAVEAYIVQTKKRSELDRMADTKTVSGAFTGSYVLNPLNGERIPLWIADYVLAGYGTGAVMAVPSGDQRDYLFAKHFDLPIIPILNTQNTEKEADPTKEGKYINSDLVNGLGYKEATATIIAKLEELGAGKAKVNFRMRDAIFGRQRYWGEPVPVYFKDGLPYLISENELPLILPEIDKYLPTESGEPPLGRAEGWKYRSEYEYELSTMPGWAGSSWYWYRYMDAQNDQALASNEAIQYWKDVDLYIGGSEHATGHLLYSRFWNKFLKDIGIAVEEEPFKKLINQGMIQGRSSFTYRLNPLLLNIDENFAKPEVYVSKGVYELYKEGDFDTIEQIAAFYKDLLPEGAEVGEMDFSKLHVDVNIVHNDALDIVAFRKWRPENHKAIFVLEDGTVVYPNDEAQHESKYVCDVEVEKMSKSKFNVVNPDDLIERYGADTLRMYEMFLGPLEQSKPWNTNGIEGVFKFLRKFWRLFHNDQWELNVTDAEPTKAEYRSLHKIIRKVEEDIERFSFNTSVSSFMIAVNELTELKCNKKAILQDLVIILSPYAPHISEELWTLLGNEAGTLSYATYPVFNPSYLVEDEFAYPISINGKTRLNLNMALTMEQKEVEEYVLANADVQKYLDGKTPKKVIVVKGRIVNIVV, from the coding sequence ATGGATTATCAGTTCAAAGATATTGAAAAGAAGTGGCAGCAGTTCTGGGCCAACAACCAGACCTTCAAAGCCAGTAATCACTCCGACAAACCTAAGTACTATGTTCTCGACATGTTCCCTTACCCATCGGGCGCGGGCTTGCATGTGGGCCATCCGCTGGGTTACATCGCTTCTGATATCTTTTCGCGGTATAAGCGGTTAAAGGGTTTCAACGTATTGCACCCAATGGGGTATGATTCGTTCGGCCTGCCGGCTGAGCAATATGCTATCCAGACCGGCCAGCACCCTGCCGTGACCACCGAGGACAATATCGCCACCTACCGCCGCCAGCTGGATCAGCTGGGTTTCTCATTCGACTGGAGCCGAGAGGTACGTACCAGTTCGCCTGATTACTACAAGTGGACGCAGTGGATCTTTATGCAATTGTTCAACTCGTGGTATAATAAGGCCATCGAGAAAGCAGTATCGATAGATGAACTGGTGGCTCATTTTGCTGCCAAGGGTTCGGCCGGTATCAATGCGGTGACCGATGAGGACATACTGACCTTTACGGCTGACGAATGGAATGCGATGTCTCATGATGATCAGCAGACCGAACTGTTAAAATACCGCCTGACCTACCTGCGCGAAAGCACCGTGAACTGGTGCCCGGCATTGGGTACGGTACTGGCCAACGATGAGGTGAAGGACGGCTTCTCGGAGCGTGGAGGCTACCCTGTGGTACAAAAGAAAATGATGCAGTGGAGCATGCGCATCACGGCCTATGCCGAGCGTTTGCTGCAAGGCCTCGATCATATTGACTGGCCCGACCCGCTTAAAGAGATGCAGCGCAACTGGATCGGCAAAAGCGTGGGCGCTAGCGTAAGATTCCCGTTGGCTGTTGCCGGAAAAGAGGGGTCTGGCAACTCACAACCCGCAACCGACAACTTCATTGAGGTATTCACCACCCGTGTAGATACCATATATGGTGTGACCTTTGTGGTGTTGGCACCGGAGCATGAATTAGTGGCTCAGCTGACCACGCCTGAACAGAAAGAGGCGGTTGAGGCCTACATCGTGCAAACGAAAAAGAGATCGGAATTGGATCGCATGGCCGACACCAAGACCGTATCGGGCGCTTTCACAGGTAGCTATGTGCTGAACCCGTTGAACGGTGAACGCATACCACTGTGGATAGCCGATTACGTATTGGCCGGTTATGGTACCGGTGCCGTAATGGCGGTACCATCAGGTGATCAGCGCGATTACCTGTTCGCTAAACATTTTGACCTGCCGATCATCCCGATCCTCAATACTCAGAATACCGAGAAAGAGGCCGACCCGACCAAAGAAGGCAAGTACATCAACTCTGACCTGGTGAACGGCTTGGGTTATAAAGAAGCCACGGCGACCATCATCGCTAAGCTGGAAGAACTGGGCGCTGGTAAGGCCAAGGTGAACTTCCGTATGCGTGACGCCATTTTTGGTCGTCAGCGTTATTGGGGCGAACCTGTGCCGGTATACTTCAAAGATGGTCTGCCTTACCTGATCAGCGAGAACGAGCTACCACTCATTTTACCTGAGATCGATAAATACTTACCTACCGAAAGCGGAGAGCCACCATTAGGCCGTGCCGAAGGTTGGAAATACCGCTCAGAATACGAATATGAGCTGAGCACTATGCCAGGTTGGGCCGGCAGCAGCTGGTACTGGTACCGTTACATGGACGCGCAGAACGATCAGGCGCTGGCCTCAAACGAAGCCATTCAATACTGGAAAGATGTTGACCTGTATATCGGTGGTTCTGAACATGCTACCGGGCACTTGTTATATAGCCGTTTCTGGAACAAGTTCCTGAAAGATATCGGCATCGCGGTGGAGGAGGAGCCTTTCAAAAAGCTCATCAATCAGGGCATGATCCAGGGGCGTTCAAGCTTTACTTACCGCCTGAATCCGTTGCTGCTGAACATCGACGAGAACTTTGCCAAGCCTGAGGTATACGTATCAAAAGGCGTGTATGAGCTTTACAAAGAAGGCGATTTTGATACCATTGAACAGATAGCGGCATTTTACAAGGATCTGCTGCCAGAGGGTGCCGAAGTAGGCGAGATGGATTTTAGCAAGTTGCACGTGGACGTGAACATCGTTCATAACGATGCTCTGGATATCGTGGCCTTCCGTAAGTGGAGACCTGAGAACCACAAAGCGATCTTTGTTTTAGAAGATGGTACCGTAGTATACCCCAACGACGAGGCTCAGCACGAAAGCAAATACGTTTGCGATGTAGAGGTGGAGAAGATGTCGAAATCGAAGTTCAACGTGGTTAACCCGGATGACCTGATCGAGCGTTATGGTGCCGATACTCTGCGTATGTACGAGATGTTCCTGGGGCCACTGGAGCAAAGCAAGCCATGGAACACCAACGGTATCGAAGGCGTGTTCAAGTTCCTGCGTAAGTTTTGGCGTTTGTTCCATAATGACCAGTGGGAACTCAATGTGACCGATGCCGAACCGACAAAGGCCGAGTATCGCTCATTGCATAAGATCATCCGCAAGGTGGAAGAGGATATCGAACGCTTCTCGTTCAATACCTCGGTGTCGAGCTTTATGATCGCCGTTAATGAGTTGACCGAGCTGAAATGTAATAAGAAGGCTATCCTCCAGGATCTGGTCATCATCTTATCACCTTATGCACCGCACATCAGCGAAGAGCTGTGGACGTTGCTGGGTAACGAGGCCGGTACCTTGTCATATGCAACTTACCCGGTGTTCAATCCATCGTACCTGGTTGAGGATGAGTTCGCTTACCCGATATCGATCAACGGCAAGACCCGCCTTAACCTTAATATGGCCCTTACCATGGAGCAAAAAGAGGTGGAAGAATACGTGCTGGCCAACGCCGATGTACAAAAATACCTCGACGGCAAGACCCCTAAAAAGGTGATCGTGGTAAAAGGCCGTATCGTGAATATCGTGGTGTAA